CACAACATTGGGCTATCGGGCAAATCATTTTTGTTCAAAACGAAAAAGCGTCCAACAAAAAAGCCTTGGATGCTATTGAAAGAGGTGCTGAAACCATAAAATTTATTATTCCTAGTAACACTATTTCAATTGAAGAGACTTTAGAAAACATTGATCTAGAAACTACTAGTATTCAACTAGAACTTCTTTTTTCCGACGAACAGTTTGTTAATAACCTGGCCAAAATTTCTGAGAAAGCACAAATAATACACGATCCCATTGGACACTTAGCAAAAACAGGTAATTGGTTTGAATCTTCAGAAAATAGATTAATTACAACTAACCAAATTACAATTGATACCACTACGTATCAAAATGCTGGTGCTACAATGGTACAGCAATTAGCATACGGTCTGTCGCATTTAAACGACTATTTTAATACTGCTGACTTTGCTAAAGCAGAAATACAAACGATTCATTTTAATGTTTCTGTAAGTACTAACTACTTTTTTGAAATAGCAAAACTCAGAGCGTTTCGCGTCTTATATAATACTTTAGCGCCCGAATATAATTGTAAAGCGCAATTAAAAATAAACGCAATACCAACAAAACGTAATAAAACTATTTACGATTATAACACCAACATGCTACGTACCACTACAGAGTGCATGAGTGCTATACTTGGAGGAGCAAATACTGTTTTTAACTTACCTTATGACGCACTTTACCACAAGGATAATGAGTTTGGAGAACGCATAGCACGTAACCAATTGTTAATTTTAAAAAAGGAAAGTTATTTTGATGAAGTTAATAATGCTTCGGACGGAAGCTATTATATTGAAACTTTAACCGCTCAATTAGCAGAAAAAGCATTAACTTTATTCAAAGATATTGAAGCCAATGGTGGCTTTATTGCACAATTGAAAGACGGTCAAATTCAGAAAAAATTAAAAGAAAGTGCGACTAAAGAACAAGCACAATTTGATAGTGGAAACATCACACTTTTAGGAACTAATAAACATCCCAATGCTGAGGATAAAATGAAACACAATCTTGAGTTGTTTCCTTTTTTGAAAATGAATCCAAGAAAAACACTAATCGAACCAATTATAGAAAGACGATTAGCTGAAACATTAGAACAAAACCGATTAAAAACTGAATAAACGATTATTAAACTATGAACACACGTATTTTTAAAATTGCATTAGTAGTCATTATGGCTGTAAATTTAAGCTGTAAGAAAAGTGAAGCAAAATTATCAGAATTTAAATACGCAGATCAACCTAATGCTGTAGCTTGTAAATCAGGTTATGATGATTTACTAAAAGAAGCTTTGTACGCTTTTGAAAGTGATATTTTAAATAAGTATGACCAGAAAGGTCAAAATAAATTAAGAGCTTACAGAGCATATATCAGTAATGTTATCTCTAATAGAACAGAGCTTGAAAAAACAGTAACACCGCATACCAAGGCTGTTTTTGACGTCTTAAAATCAAAAACAGAACTATGGGATGGTAACCACTTAAATTACAATAGTGTTGTTGTTAGCTGTATCTTAGAAAACATGATGGATAAAGGTCTTAAACAAAGTTTAAACTCGTTAATAACAACTAACAGTATGCGCTCAGAATTGTTCGCTGCACCTTTAAGAAGCAGTACTTCATATGCTAGAGACACCTATTTAGCAACCTTTGTCGCTTTAGATTTATACTATTCAAAACTTAATACTGTAGATTTTACTAACTTAGACTTAAGTGCAAACATCGCTAAAGCACAACCTATAGACTTTAATAAAAAGCCTACAGCGACTCCTATTCAGGAAAAAGCGCCAACTAAAGAAGTTGATCACACAGGACACAATCACGACTAATGGCTAGAAAAGACCTTCAACATATAACCTTAAAATCTGCAACTAGTAGTGATAAGCAACAGCCTATCACCTCTTTTTTAACTGCGGAAGATATTACTGTCAAATCAGTATACACCAAAGCCGATTTAAAACAAGTCGAGCATCTTGATTTTGTAGCTGGGTTAGCTCCAAATCTTCGAGGTCCTTATTCGACGATGTATGTTAGAAGACCTTGGACGATTAGGCAATATGCAGGTTTTAGTACTGCTGAAGAAAGTAATGCGTTTTATAGACGTAATCTAGAAGCTGGGCAAAAAGGACTATCTGTTGCTTTTGATTTAGCAACACATAGAGGTTATGATTCTGATCACGAACGTGTGGTTGGTGATGTTGGAAAAGCGGGTGTAGCCATAGACTCGGTTGAAGATATGAAAGTCTTATTCGACCAAATCCCATTAGATAAAATGTCAGTTTCCATGACCATGAATGGTGCTGTATTACCAATTATGGCATTTTATATTGTGGCTGCAGAAGAACAAGGTGTTAAACCTGAATTATTAGCAGGAACAATACAAAACGATATTTTAAAGGAGTTTATGGTGCGTAATACCTACATCTACCCTCCTACACCATCAATGAAAATTATTTCGGATATTTTTGAATACACCAGCAAGAATATGCCTAAATTTAATAGTATTAGTATCTCTGGTTACCACATGCAAGAAGCCGGAGCTACTTGTGATATTGAGTTGGCCTACACACTAGCCGATGGATTAGAATATATCCGTAAAGGCTTAGCTGCCGGTATGGACATTGATACTTTTGCTCCTAGATTATCCTTTTTCTGGGCTATTGGGATGAATCATTTTATGGAAATTGCCAAAATGCGTGCTGCACGTATGTTATGGGCCAAGTTGGTTAGCCAGTTTAATCCTAAAAACACTAAAAGTTTAGCCTTACGTACACATTGCCAAACTAGCGGATGGAGTCTAACGGAACAAGACCCGTTTAATAATGTGGCCCGTACAACTATTGAAGCTACTGCTGCTGCTTTTGGAGGTACACAAAGTCTACACACTAATGCATTAGATGAAGCTATTGCTTTACCAACAGATTTTTCTGCTCGAATTGCTAGAAATACTCAAATATATTTACAAGAAGAAACCAATATCACTAAAACGGTTGACCCTTGGGCAGGTAGTTATTATGTCGAAAAACTAACGCAAGATATTACAGAAAAAGCATGGTCTTTAATTGAAGAGGTTGAAGAACTTGGAGGAATGACTAAAGCTATTGAAGCTGGTATCCCTAAATTACGTATCGAAGAAGCTGCGGCTAGAAAACAAGCACGTATAGATTCTGGTCAAGACATCATTGTTGGCGTTAACAAATATGTTTTAGATGAAGAAGATGCTATTTCAACC
This portion of the Olleya sp. Bg11-27 genome encodes:
- a CDS encoding methylmalonyl-CoA mutase subunit beta — its product is MSNPLFSAFEKVSSKAWKQKIQVDLKGADYNNTLVWKTNEGIDVRPFYHQDEMTETFTIQPQHWAIGQIIFVQNEKASNKKALDAIERGAETIKFIIPSNTISIEETLENIDLETTSIQLELLFSDEQFVNNLAKISEKAQIIHDPIGHLAKTGNWFESSENRLITTNQITIDTTTYQNAGATMVQQLAYGLSHLNDYFNTADFAKAEIQTIHFNVSVSTNYFFEIAKLRAFRVLYNTLAPEYNCKAQLKINAIPTKRNKTIYDYNTNMLRTTTECMSAILGGANTVFNLPYDALYHKDNEFGERIARNQLLILKKESYFDEVNNASDGSYYIETLTAQLAEKALTLFKDIEANGGFIAQLKDGQIQKKLKESATKEQAQFDSGNITLLGTNKHPNAEDKMKHNLELFPFLKMNPRKTLIEPIIERRLAETLEQNRLKTE
- the scpA gene encoding methylmalonyl-CoA mutase, whose product is MARKDLQHITLKSATSSDKQQPITSFLTAEDITVKSVYTKADLKQVEHLDFVAGLAPNLRGPYSTMYVRRPWTIRQYAGFSTAEESNAFYRRNLEAGQKGLSVAFDLATHRGYDSDHERVVGDVGKAGVAIDSVEDMKVLFDQIPLDKMSVSMTMNGAVLPIMAFYIVAAEEQGVKPELLAGTIQNDILKEFMVRNTYIYPPTPSMKIISDIFEYTSKNMPKFNSISISGYHMQEAGATCDIELAYTLADGLEYIRKGLAAGMDIDTFAPRLSFFWAIGMNHFMEIAKMRAARMLWAKLVSQFNPKNTKSLALRTHCQTSGWSLTEQDPFNNVARTTIEATAAAFGGTQSLHTNALDEAIALPTDFSARIARNTQIYLQEETNITKTVDPWAGSYYVEKLTQDITEKAWSLIEEVEELGGMTKAIEAGIPKLRIEEAAARKQARIDSGQDIIVGVNKYVLDEEDAISTLEVDNQTVRLQQIEGLEKIKAERNTVKVNQALANLTEAAKTGEDNLLALAVVAAKERATLGEISDALEAVFGRYKAQIKSFSGVYSKEIKDDKSFAKAKQLADQFAEQDGRRPRIMIAKMGQDGHDRGAKVVATGYADVGFDVDIGPLFQTPHEAAKQAVENDVHILGVSSLAAGHKTLVPQVIEELKKYGREDIMVVVGGVIPKQDYQYLFDAGAVAVFGPGTKISEAAIKILEILID